GTGCGGCGCGGGGCGCCGGACACCTTCTGCATCGTGTCGATGCCCTACGGCTCCTACGCAACGCGCGACATGGCGGTCGCGAACGCCGTGCGCATGATGAAGGAGAGCGGCGCCGACGCGCTCAAGCTCCAGGGCGGGCGCGAGAAGTTCGACATCATCAAGGCGGTTGCCGACGCAGGGGTGCCGATCATGAGCCACGTCGGGCTGCTGCCGCACTACGTCCACCGGTTCGGTGGGTTCAAGATGCAGGGGCGCACCTGCGAGGCGGCGCTCGAGATCATCGACAACGCGCGCGCCATTGAAGAGGCCGGGGCCATCGGCATCGAGATCGAGGCGATGCCGTTTGAAGTGGCCAAGGCCGTTGACGACGCGGTTGATATTTTCACCTTTGCGATCGGTGCCGGGGCGGCTGGCACCGCACAGCTTCTGAACGGCTACGACCTGCTTGGCGCGTTTGACACCTTCAAGCCGAAGTTCGCAAAGCGCTACGCGAACCTCGCTGAGGTGGCTGTCGCGGCCTTCTCGGCCTACGCTGACGATGTGCGATCGGGTGCGTTTCCCGATGCTGAGCACAGCTATGCCATGAAAGACACCGAGCGCGATCGTCTGGCGCAGCGCCTGGAAAGGTCCTCGGGCGACACCTGACACCCTAGCCCGACGTCAGGTGGTGCGCCC
The window above is part of the Pseudomonadota bacterium genome. Proteins encoded here:
- the panB gene encoding 3-methyl-2-oxobutanoate hydroxymethyltransferase, with amino-acid sequence MANPKLTVPALAEKKRAGERLVMVAVGEVLTARWAARAGVDIVGVGDSLGMTLYGHENTLAMTVDQMIEHTRAVRRGAPDTFCIVSMPYGSYATRDMAVANAVRMMKESGADALKLQGGREKFDIIKAVADAGVPIMSHVGLLPHYVHRFGGFKMQGRTCEAALEIIDNARAIEEAGAIGIEIEAMPFEVAKAVDDAVDIFTFAIGAGAAGTAQLLNGYDLLGAFDTFKPKFAKRYANLAEVAVAAFSAYADDVRSGAFPDAEHSYAMKDTERDRLAQRLERSSGDT